Below is a window of Hydrogenovibrio crunogenus DNA.
CCGTTGATCGCCAACAATTCCGAATCATTTTGCGGGCAGCGTTTCGCCATTTCAATCAAAGCGGCATCACCAAATACTTGATAAGCTGGGCGCTCTTCACTGTCGGCAATGTCTTTTCTCAAACGGCGTAACGTTTCAAAGCGCTCCAGTTCATCTGCCGTTAAGTCGGCTTTATTTTTCTGACCACCACGAGTTGATTTGGGCACTTTATTACGTGGCATCGCCAGTTGCAGCGACACCTTGCCCTTGAGGAGGTCTCCCGCTTTCTCGGTCAGCTTGAGCACGGAATACTGTTGGATATCCTGAACCAAATACCCCAAATGAATCAACTGGCGGATAAGACTATCCCATTCCACCACTGAATATTCCTTGCCAATGCCATAGGTGCTCAAGCTTTGGTGGTTCAGCTGACGAATGCGCTCATGCTCCATCCCTCGTAGAACATCAATGACATGACGCACCCCAAACCCTTGATCGAGCCGATAGACGCAAGACAGCGCTTTTTGCGCGGCAACCGTGGCATCAAAAAATCGTGGCGGATTCAAACAAATATCGCAGTTGCCACAGGCATGATCCGTTCTCTCGTCGAAATAATTCAATAACACACTGCGGCGACAAGATTGTGCTTCGGCAAAATCGACCATACAACTCAGTTTAAAGTTTTCAATACGACGCTGATCTTCATTCGGGTTATTCTCGACAAAATGCCTTGCGGTGACGATATCCTGTGCGCCGTAGAGCAGCAATGCTTCTGACTCTAAGCCATCTCGACCCGCTCGACCGGTTTCCTGATAATAACCTTCAATATTTTTCGGCAAGTCATAATGCACCACGAATCGCACATTCGGTTTATCAATCCCCATGCCGAATGCCACAGTGGCCACCACGATATCCACTTCATCTCGAATAAATTGCTGATGCACTGCTTGTCGAACATCTCCTGGTAATCCTGCGTGGTAGGCTTTCGCCCGATAGCCTTTATCTTGCAATTGCAAAGCCACTTCTTCAACGCGTTTTCGACTCAGGCAATACACGATTCCACTCTCTTGGTGACCTGGCCGAGCTTCCAAAAAGCTAAGCAATTGCTTCATCGGCTGTCGTTTTTCAAACACGGTGTAACGAATATTAGGGCGATCAAAACTGCTGACATGCACATGAGGTTGATGCAAATTCAAGCGCTGTAAAATATCTTGGCGGGTCGCGGCATCGGCTGTCGCGGTCAAGGCAATAAACGGAACCTGCGGGAAATAGTCTCGTAATTGACCAATTTTGCTATATTCCGGCCGGAAATCATGTCCCCATTGTGAAATACAATGCGCCTCATCAATGGCAAAGAGTGCAATGGGTAATTGTTGTAACTGTTGAAAAAACGTTTGATTCAATAAACGCTCAGGGGATACATAAAGTAAATCTAATTGTCCGGTATGCAACTGCATCAGGACCTGATCGGCAGACTCATAATCCAAGGTCGAATTATAATAAGCCGCTTTCACCCCATTGGCTTTCAAAGCACTGACCTGATCTTGCATCAATGCAATTAACGGCGAGACGACGATAGCCGTTCCTGGACGGATCAAGGCGGGAATCTGATAGCAAAGCGACTTTCCGCCCCCCGTCGGCATCAATACAAAACAATCTGAGCCCGCAACCAAATCATCGATGATTTCGGCTTGATGGGAACGGAATGCATCATACCCAAAAACGGTTTGTAAAAGGGATAAGGCATTGGTAGCTTTCGAATCGGACATAAACTCTCTATATAATTAAGAACCGTTTTAAATCGGAGCGCCAAAATAAACGATTCTCCATTAAATAACAAGTCATACTCGTGGTTTAAACCACCAATGCAATTGAGTTTTGACAGCAAATAGAGTAGGCTTGCTAAAAGATTTCACTAGGAAGCAAGCCCCATGATACTATTCGAGAACTTTCTGTCTTTAGCTCTAGAGTCAGCACCCTGGTTAGTGCTGGGGTTAGTGCTGGGTGGACTCATCAAAACATTACTGCCCATTGATTTTCTCAATAAACATTTACAAGCTAATGATTTAAGTGCCATCACCAAAGCCACTATACTTGGCGCTCCTTTACCACTGTGCTCTTGTGGCGTTGTTCCAGCAGCCGTAGGGTTGAGAAAAGCAGGCGCCTCCAAATCAGCCACGGTGTCTTTTTTAATTTCCACACCGGAAACAGGCGTTGATTCAATCAGTGTGACCTATGCATTAATGGGGCCGGTGATGGCAATTGTAAGAGCCATTAGCGCCCTTTTCTCAGCATTTTTTACCGGGCTGTTGGTACTGATTTTTGGCAAAGAACGGCCTGCAAAACATGAACAACAAGAAGCTGAGATCCCTTCGTCTTGTTGCCAAGCCGAATCTAGCCGCTGCGATTCAACACCAAAAACAACCTCTACCCGTTGCTGTGGCAGCAACGATCATTCGAGTCAAACATCATGGTTGCAAAATTCATGGAAAGGCATTCGCTACGCCTTCAGTGACATGTTAGCTGATATCGTGGGTTGGTTAACCATAGGGTTAATTTTTGCCGCCATCGTACAAACCTACATTCCGACAGATTTCTTAACCCAATGGGGCTCAGGGTTAGTGGCCATGATTATTATGCTGTTAATCGGTATTCCGATGTACGTCTGTGCCACCGCTTCAACACCTATCGCTGTGGGGTTGATTTTGGCAGGCATTTCCCCTGGCGTAGCCTTGGTTTTTTTATTATCAGGTCCCGCCACCAACATCGGCACATTGGGTATTATTTCGCAACTACTGGGACGAAAAACCATGTGGCTTTATTTAGCCGGTACCGTTTTTTCCGCTTTGGCTGCCGGCTTGGTTTTCGATGCACTGCTCGCACAATGGAACTGGAACCTTGTCACCTCAATGCAAGCTCATCATGAAACATTACCAATTTGGCTTCAAGCTTTAAGCTTGCTTATCCTCTTTTTGGCGGCACTGAAAATTTATTGGCACAAATGGTCAGCTAAATGACGTTAAACATAAAAAAAGCCCTTTTAAGTAAAGGGCTTTT
It encodes the following:
- the recQ gene encoding DNA helicase RecQ, which encodes MSDSKATNALSLLQTVFGYDAFRSHQAEIIDDLVAGSDCFVLMPTGGGKSLCYQIPALIRPGTAIVVSPLIALMQDQVSALKANGVKAAYYNSTLDYESADQVLMQLHTGQLDLLYVSPERLLNQTFFQQLQQLPIALFAIDEAHCISQWGHDFRPEYSKIGQLRDYFPQVPFIALTATADAATRQDILQRLNLHQPHVHVSSFDRPNIRYTVFEKRQPMKQLLSFLEARPGHQESGIVYCLSRKRVEEVALQLQDKGYRAKAYHAGLPGDVRQAVHQQFIRDEVDIVVATVAFGMGIDKPNVRFVVHYDLPKNIEGYYQETGRAGRDGLESEALLLYGAQDIVTARHFVENNPNEDQRRIENFKLSCMVDFAEAQSCRRSVLLNYFDERTDHACGNCDICLNPPRFFDATVAAQKALSCVYRLDQGFGVRHVIDVLRGMEHERIRQLNHQSLSTYGIGKEYSVVEWDSLIRQLIHLGYLVQDIQQYSVLKLTEKAGDLLKGKVSLQLAMPRNKVPKSTRGGQKNKADLTADELERFETLRRLRKDIADSEERPAYQVFGDAALIEMAKRCPQNDSELLAINGVGESKLARYGFEFLNQLRQFE
- a CDS encoding SO_0444 family Cu/Zn efflux transporter; protein product: MILFENFLSLALESAPWLVLGLVLGGLIKTLLPIDFLNKHLQANDLSAITKATILGAPLPLCSCGVVPAAVGLRKAGASKSATVSFLISTPETGVDSISVTYALMGPVMAIVRAISALFSAFFTGLLVLIFGKERPAKHEQQEAEIPSSCCQAESSRCDSTPKTTSTRCCGSNDHSSQTSWLQNSWKGIRYAFSDMLADIVGWLTIGLIFAAIVQTYIPTDFLTQWGSGLVAMIIMLLIGIPMYVCATASTPIAVGLILAGISPGVALVFLLSGPATNIGTLGIISQLLGRKTMWLYLAGTVFSALAAGLVFDALLAQWNWNLVTSMQAHHETLPIWLQALSLLILFLAALKIYWHKWSAK